A section of the Clostridium felsineum DSM 794 genome encodes:
- a CDS encoding ABC transporter ATP-binding protein yields the protein MKVDYKNYDNQQLMCRRQFMINNKLNFIATIITQTIFSIVSISVSFLMMITIDAIEYKDISRIKLAVVFIVSILVLYGTFGYAQKVLKNRYIKLALSNFKDYIFRKILSKSIKEFGTEFTGRIINTFSNDLSSIELHYVDGTLQIIQQTLMFVIALSAMLYLNLILAICVILACVIPITLSLILGRHLVLKERKTSDEGESFVDQVKDLLNGFILIKSFKAEKEVLNLFRKKNLSLEEAKRDRRDTNDSVSLASTFSTILVVTMIFTVGSYFAYKNIMSIGAIIAFIELSQYATGPVEKIFPLLTNKKASLTLIEKISNVISEKEEKDEKISISSVGSSIIMKDVSFSYNTEKTILKGIDLKFEKGKSYAIVGSSGCGKSTLIQLLLGYYYDYKGEILIDGKQLKNINLDSLYDVISVIQQNVFLFDSSIKNNITMFKEFSEDKFNNAVAMAGLSDLISEKGIDYSSGEGGSNLSGGEKQRISIARCLIRETPVIIMDEATAALDNKTSYEVENAILNLKGLTKIIVTHKFNEEIMKKYDKIIVLRDGNIAEMGKFQELMEQKNHFFSLYNVTKI from the coding sequence GTGAAAGTGGATTATAAAAATTATGATAATCAACAATTAATGTGTAGAAGACAGTTCATGATAAATAACAAACTTAATTTTATTGCAACTATAATAACTCAAACAATTTTTTCTATAGTATCTATTTCAGTATCATTTTTAATGATGATTACTATAGATGCAATAGAGTATAAAGATATTTCACGTATAAAATTAGCAGTAGTATTTATTGTTTCAATATTAGTATTATATGGTACTTTTGGATATGCACAAAAAGTTTTGAAAAATAGATATATTAAATTAGCATTATCTAATTTTAAAGATTATATTTTTAGAAAAATATTAAGTAAATCCATTAAAGAATTCGGAACAGAGTTTACAGGCAGAATTATCAATACTTTTTCTAATGATTTAAGCTCTATTGAATTACATTATGTAGATGGAACACTTCAAATCATTCAACAAACTTTAATGTTCGTTATTGCTTTGAGTGCAATGCTTTATTTAAACTTAATTTTGGCAATTTGTGTAATATTAGCTTGTGTAATACCAATAACCTTGTCATTAATATTAGGTAGACATCTTGTATTAAAAGAAAGAAAAACATCAGATGAGGGAGAGAGTTTTGTTGATCAAGTAAAGGATTTGTTGAATGGTTTTATTTTAATTAAGAGTTTTAAAGCAGAGAAAGAAGTACTTAATCTTTTTAGAAAAAAAAATTTATCACTTGAAGAAGCTAAACGAGATAGGCGTGATACAAATGATTCTGTAAGCCTTGCTAGTACATTTTCAACAATATTAGTAGTAACTATGATTTTTACTGTAGGTTCATATTTTGCTTACAAAAATATAATGTCTATTGGTGCAATAATTGCTTTTATTGAATTATCTCAGTATGCAACTGGTCCTGTTGAAAAGATTTTTCCTCTTCTAACTAACAAAAAAGCTTCTTTAACGCTTATAGAAAAAATCTCTAATGTTATAAGTGAAAAAGAAGAGAAGGATGAAAAAATATCAATTAGTAGTGTAGGTTCGTCTATCATTATGAAAGATGTATCTTTTTCTTATAATACTGAAAAAACCATATTAAAGGGAATAGATTTGAAATTTGAGAAGGGAAAAAGTTATGCCATTGTAGGAAGCAGTGGATGTGGAAAGTCTACACTGATACAGTTATTATTAGGGTATTATTATGACTATAAAGGAGAGATATTAATTGACGGAAAGCAGCTTAAAAACATTAATTTAGATAGCTTATATGATGTTATTTCAGTTATACAGCAAAATGTCTTTCTTTTTGATAGCAGTATAAAAAACAATATAACAATGTTTAAAGAATTTAGTGAGGATAAATTTAATAATGCAGTTGCTATGGCAGGATTATCGGATTTAATATCAGAAAAAGGAATTGATTACAGTAGTGGTGAAGGAGGTTCTAATCTATCAGGAGGTGAAAAACAGCGCATATCTATTGCACGTTGCCTTATTAGAGAAACTCCAGTGATAATTATGGATGAAGCAACAGCAGCTCTTGATAATAAAACATCATATGAAGTTGAAAATGCAATTCTTAATCTTAAAGGACTTACAAAAATAATAGTTACTCATAAATTTAATGAAGAAATTATGAAGAAATATGATAAGATAATAGTTCTTCGTGATGGCAATATAGCAGAAATGGGAAAATTTCAGGAATTGATGGAACAAAAAAATCACTTCTTTTCATTATATAATGTTACAAAAATTTAA
- a CDS encoding 3-hydroxyacyl-CoA dehydrogenase family protein, giving the protein MNKCIGVIGAGVMGRGVSQRFAEFGYRVILVDINQEILDSAVNEIKRNLKFASMFNKKVNIDDVMKNINTSLSYDELKDVDYIVENVPEDEKIKQNVYKKLEQICKKDCIYMANTSCIPITLLGAFTKRMDKVIGVHFMNPVPLKNFAEVIQGRRTSKETIEIIGSLLKDIGISIEVINDSAGFVSNRLSHLFMNEAAFLVYENVATPKQIDNIFKKAFGHKMGPLETADLIGLDTVLDSLRILYDQYEDSKFRACPLLKRMVNAGELGRKEGKGFYKY; this is encoded by the coding sequence ATGAATAAGTGTATTGGAGTAATTGGTGCAGGTGTTATGGGACGAGGTGTTTCGCAACGTTTTGCGGAGTTTGGCTATAGAGTTATCCTTGTTGATATTAATCAGGAAATCTTGGATTCTGCAGTAAATGAAATTAAAAGAAATTTAAAATTTGCAAGCATGTTTAATAAAAAAGTAAATATTGATGATGTTATGAAAAATATTAATACATCACTATCTTATGATGAGTTGAAAGATGTGGATTACATAGTTGAAAATGTACCTGAAGATGAAAAAATAAAACAAAATGTATATAAAAAATTAGAACAGATATGTAAGAAAGACTGTATATATATGGCCAATACGTCATGTATACCAATTACATTGTTAGGAGCTTTTACAAAAAGAATGGATAAAGTTATTGGTGTTCATTTTATGAATCCAGTACCATTAAAGAATTTTGCTGAGGTGATTCAAGGAAGACGTACTTCAAAAGAAACAATTGAGATCATAGGAAGCCTGCTTAAGGATATTGGAATATCAATTGAAGTAATAAATGATAGTGCAGGTTTTGTATCAAATCGACTATCACATTTGTTTATGAATGAAGCCGCGTTTTTAGTATATGAAAATGTTGCAACGCCTAAGCAGATAGATAATATTTTCAAGAAGGCTTTTGGTCATAAGATGGGTCCATTAGAAACAGCCGATTTAATTGGATTAGATACAGTTTTGGATTCTCTTAGAATATTATATGACCAATATGAAGATTCAAAATTTCGTGCTTGTCCCCTTCTAAAGCGAATGGTTAATGCTGGTGAATTAGGTAGGAAAGAAGGAAAAGGATTTTATAAATATTAA
- a CDS encoding acyl carrier protein, with amino-acid sequence MDIKQKLRNFFGKFMDMTEVNDDDNIFEKGLVNSLFAMQLVSFVEKEFEVTINNDELDLENFKNINSIENLLNSKLKNVEVDK; translated from the coding sequence ATGGATATAAAACAAAAACTTAGAAACTTTTTTGGTAAATTTATGGATATGACAGAGGTTAATGATGATGATAATATTTTTGAAAAGGGGCTTGTTAATTCTTTGTTTGCCATGCAACTTGTAAGCTTTGTTGAAAAAGAATTTGAAGTAACTATAAATAATGATGAACTTGATCTTGAAAATTTTAAGAATATTAATTCAATTGAAAATTTACTGAATTCAAAACTTAAGAATGTGGAGGTAGATAAGTAG
- a CDS encoding HAD-IIIC family phosphatase, whose amino-acid sequence MSEQKIKCVVWDLDNTLWKGVLSEESIDGVNKNIIEIVKELDERGILQSISSKNNYEQAKQKLEEFGVWEYFIYPHINWNPKSESIEDIAKLINIGMDTLAFVDDQVFELEEVKYTHPEVLCIDSAKANEILNMDRMIPKYITSDSKNRRKMYQNDIKRNGIEKNFSGTKEEFLSTLNMILRINHATENDLQRVEELTVRTHQLNSTGYIYSYDELKNFIKSDKYDVLVVQLDDKFGQYGKIGLALIEKNKNVWELKLLLMSCRVMSKGVGNVLLNYIVNRAREEGVTLRAQFVPTDRNKIMYITYKFNGFKEIKKDDKVSILEADMSYERPMAKYLKLMYEEVVK is encoded by the coding sequence ATGTCTGAACAAAAAATTAAATGTGTTGTTTGGGATTTGGATAATACTTTATGGAAAGGGGTTTTGTCAGAAGAAAGTATTGATGGTGTTAATAAAAATATTATTGAAATAGTAAAAGAACTGGATGAAAGAGGTATTTTACAATCAATAAGTAGTAAGAATAACTATGAGCAGGCAAAACAAAAGCTTGAAGAGTTTGGAGTATGGGAATACTTTATTTATCCACATATAAATTGGAATCCTAAATCAGAATCAATAGAAGATATTGCTAAATTAATAAATATAGGAATGGATACTTTGGCATTTGTTGATGATCAAGTATTTGAACTAGAGGAGGTTAAATATACGCACCCAGAAGTGTTGTGTATAGATTCAGCTAAAGCTAATGAAATTTTAAATATGGATAGGATGATACCTAAATATATTACTAGTGATTCTAAAAACAGACGTAAAATGTATCAAAACGATATTAAAAGAAATGGAATTGAAAAAAACTTTAGTGGTACAAAAGAAGAGTTTTTAAGTACGCTTAATATGATTTTGAGAATAAATCATGCTACCGAAAATGATTTACAAAGGGTTGAAGAACTTACGGTAAGGACACATCAACTTAATTCTACTGGATATATATATTCTTATGATGAATTGAAAAATTTTATTAAATCAGATAAGTATGATGTATTAGTTGTTCAACTTGATGATAAATTTGGTCAATATGGAAAGATAGGACTAGCTCTTATTGAGAAAAATAAAAATGTGTGGGAATTAAAATTATTATTAATGTCATGTAGAGTTATGTCAAAAGGCGTTGGAAATGTTTTATTGAATTATATTGTAAATAGAGCAAGAGAAGAAGGTGTAACGCTGAGAGCTCAATTTGTACCTACTGATCGTAATAAAATAATGTATATTACTTATAAATTTAATGGATTTAAAGAGATTAAGAAAGATGACAAAGTAAGTATATTAGAAGCAGATATGTCTTACGAAAGACCGATGGCAAAATATTTAAAATTAATGTATGAGGAGGTGGTAAAATAA
- a CDS encoding acyl-CoA dehydrogenase family protein — protein MDFKLTKEQKEYTESVINFARQDLNDSEYLEKFSFEMWKKVSDFGLLGITISEKYGGLQESYLTAALVFEALGYACKNNGFVFVINNHIWVAQNIINLYASDLLKDKYIPSMVQGEKIGAIAITEAEFGSDALGMKTKAVCDGDNYILNGTKMFISNGPIADIFIVFAVTQTEPVKKITAFVVEKDYEGVTCGADIEKMGLNACPTSEIIFNNVKVPKENIIGKLNRGSNIMTCAIEWERCYEFAPHVGAMQRIMEICLEQAKKRKQFGNAIEKYQAVSHKIAEMQVRIEMAKLMLYKIAWLKDNNRTAYLETSVFKLFVSENYIKTCRDAIQIFGAYGYTKEYDVEREMRDALACSIYSGTNEMQKNTIYNMINIKY, from the coding sequence ATGGATTTTAAATTAACCAAAGAACAAAAGGAGTATACAGAGTCAGTTATAAATTTTGCTAGACAGGATTTAAATGATAGTGAGTATTTAGAGAAATTTTCTTTTGAAATGTGGAAAAAGGTTTCTGATTTTGGTCTTTTAGGTATAACAATAAGTGAAAAGTATGGTGGATTGCAAGAAAGTTATTTAACTGCTGCATTGGTATTCGAAGCATTGGGTTATGCATGTAAAAATAATGGATTTGTATTTGTAATAAATAATCATATTTGGGTAGCACAAAATATTATTAATCTATATGCTTCTGATTTATTAAAGGACAAGTATATTCCATCAATGGTTCAAGGTGAAAAAATAGGAGCTATTGCTATAACGGAGGCCGAATTTGGTTCTGATGCACTAGGAATGAAAACAAAAGCTGTGTGTGATGGAGATAATTATATACTTAATGGTACAAAAATGTTTATTTCCAATGGACCTATTGCGGATATTTTCATAGTATTTGCGGTTACTCAAACAGAACCAGTAAAAAAGATAACAGCATTTGTTGTAGAAAAGGATTATGAGGGTGTTACTTGTGGTGCAGATATAGAAAAAATGGGACTTAATGCATGTCCGACAAGCGAAATTATATTTAATAATGTAAAAGTTCCAAAGGAAAATATTATAGGTAAGCTTAATCGCGGTTCTAATATTATGACATGTGCAATTGAGTGGGAAAGATGTTATGAGTTTGCACCACACGTTGGAGCTATGCAGCGTATAATGGAAATTTGTTTAGAGCAAGCTAAAAAAAGAAAGCAGTTTGGAAATGCAATTGAGAAATATCAAGCAGTATCTCATAAAATTGCTGAAATGCAAGTAAGAATTGAAATGGCTAAGCTTATGCTATATAAAATTGCATGGCTAAAAGATAATAATCGTACAGCTTATTTAGAAACATCTGTGTTCAAATTGTTCGTTAGTGAGAACTACATAAAAACATGTAGGGATGCAATACAAATATTTGGTGCATATGGCTACACTAAAGAGTATGATGTGGAACGAGAAATGCGTGATGCACTTGCTTGTAGTATATATTCAGGGACCAATGAAATGCAAAAAAATACTATATATAACATGATAAATATTAAATATTAA
- a CDS encoding electron transfer flavoprotein subunit beta/FixA family protein, with protein sequence MRIVVCIKAVKSEFVYSNDNSNEGFVINPYDLYALEKCIEFKKETKCTIICICMGTMKAEGIMIKALAMGADEVILLNDEAFIGSDTISTSYVLSKAIRKISNVDIVVFGEKSIDGATGQVAFGVGERLKYFVLNRVEKFESLEDKYVVVMQNDDDNMTKIRFKMPCIVSFNDFVLYHPNIRLIALKRARQRKITIWGAAEIQADISKCGIKGSKTKVLNIENGFNKKENKVIDGTIANKAGLILDIIEGKKI encoded by the coding sequence ATGCGAATAGTTGTATGTATTAAAGCTGTAAAAAGTGAGTTTGTATATTCAAATGATAATTCAAATGAAGGTTTTGTAATTAATCCATATGATTTATATGCGCTTGAAAAATGTATTGAGTTTAAAAAAGAAACAAAATGTACAATAATATGCATTTGCATGGGCACAATGAAAGCTGAAGGTATTATGATAAAAGCATTAGCTATGGGTGCGGACGAAGTAATATTACTTAATGATGAAGCTTTTATTGGTTCGGATACTATTTCAACTAGTTATGTGTTATCAAAAGCTATAAGGAAAATTTCCAATGTAGATATAGTAGTGTTCGGAGAAAAATCTATTGATGGAGCAACGGGACAAGTAGCGTTTGGTGTTGGAGAACGTTTAAAGTATTTTGTTTTAAATAGGGTAGAAAAGTTTGAGAGTTTAGAAGATAAATATGTTGTTGTAATGCAAAATGATGATGACAATATGACGAAGATAAGATTTAAAATGCCTTGTATAGTGTCATTTAATGATTTTGTTCTTTACCATCCGAATATACGACTTATTGCATTGAAAAGAGCACGTCAAAGAAAAATTACAATATGGGGTGCAGCTGAAATTCAAGCGGATATATCTAAATGTGGTATTAAAGGTTCAAAGACAAAAGTTTTAAATATAGAAAATGGCTTTAACAAAAAAGAAAATAAAGTTATTGATGGGACAATAGCTAACAAGGCTGGATTAATTTTAGATATAATTGAGGGAAAAAAAATCTGA